The following are encoded together in the Candidatus Omnitrophota bacterium genome:
- a CDS encoding cytochrome c3 family protein, translated as MAGKWLLRICQILGVLSLLFFGLRVEAAQEMNNILPSMKGATYVGSETCASCHEKENREYQLSTHSRIEVKGDEIEAQGCEMCHGPGSIHVENGGGRGTMVNPDKNPEACFTCHTEKKMEFKLPYRHPVLEGKMSCSDCHNAHGSDSRPWTATSMEDVNETCFKCHKDQQGPFPWEHQALRDGCTSCHKVHGSITDKMLVARDNNLCLRCHVQANFPRIGNSNHNTRNLQGSCWSAGCHTAPHGSYFDRHLRE; from the coding sequence ATGGCCGGAAAATGGCTTTTAAGGATTTGCCAGATTCTTGGTGTTTTGTCGCTATTATTTTTTGGATTAAGGGTTGAAGCGGCACAGGAGATGAACAATATTCTTCCCAGCATGAAAGGCGCTACCTACGTTGGCAGCGAAACGTGCGCCTCGTGCCATGAAAAAGAAAATCGAGAGTATCAACTTTCAACTCATTCCAGGATAGAAGTAAAAGGAGATGAGATCGAGGCCCAAGGGTGCGAAATGTGCCATGGCCCGGGCAGTATTCACGTTGAAAACGGCGGCGGCAGAGGAACGATGGTTAATCCCGACAAAAATCCGGAAGCCTGTTTTACCTGTCATACGGAAAAAAAGATGGAATTCAAACTTCCTTATCGTCATCCTGTCCTGGAAGGAAAAATGAGCTGTTCTGATTGCCATAATGCGCATGGCAGTGACAGCCGGCCATGGACAGCGACCAGCATGGAAGATGTCAATGAAACTTGTTTTAAATGCCATAAAGACCAGCAAGGACCGTTTCCGTGGGAGCATCAGGCCTTACGCGATGGATGCACGAGCTGTCATAAGGTTCATGGGTCTATTACGGATAAAATGTTGGTTGCCAGAGATAACAATTTGTGTTTGCGTTGTCACGTCCAAGCAAACTTTCCTAGAATAGGAAACAGTAATCATAATACACGCAATCTTCAAGGATCATGTTGGAGCGCCGGATGTCATACAGCACCACACGGGTCATATTTTGATCGGCATTTACGTGAATAA
- the ccsA gene encoding cytochrome c biogenesis protein CcsA, with the protein MVTRIKKSALCLMALGTICFSLCSCGATDVMPRAAGKIPIQHNGRIKSFDVFSRETLRLISGKETWGQEPAVSVIFKNLHDPKKFLEIPFIRVDHLELKKAVDLSADKKYFSYRELKSCVPLLLTLIQSAKDKRQRELTLTSTEQAAELLYTRLLTVDDLAAQEYIKTIPTATLEWESPYKTSGLLAENFRVLTLLYSKGSLDFVGLAGQWSRDIERHSPEVFAPYVYLENIYYQLKPFLWAWVLYLIAFIFVSFFSSKSLLRMTGVTLVLAGFLFHSAGLLLRVIILGRPPVSNMYESIIFMNWILVAGAFIFFLSKKQYFVLSVAALTGALVMIFADLLPVEKSLDVLVPVLKSNYWLAIHVLTIVSSYGIFGLAMALGHRHLFLNALGKFSENSEAVSAHMINRLLQAGLIALGIGTILGGVWANESWGRFWGWDPKETWALITFLGYMVIVHFRHAGKLSNKALAVGAILGFLLVLMTWYGVNFILGKGLHSYGFGAGQSAWIVYYLIFEAAFFAFVGIRKSLKTS; encoded by the coding sequence ATGGTAACGAGAATCAAAAAAAGTGCTTTATGTTTGATGGCCCTGGGAACAATATGTTTTTCGCTTTGTTCTTGTGGCGCAACCGATGTAATGCCTCGCGCCGCCGGGAAAATTCCCATTCAGCATAACGGGCGCATTAAATCATTCGATGTTTTTTCCCGGGAAACCTTGCGGCTTATTTCCGGGAAAGAAACCTGGGGTCAAGAGCCGGCTGTTTCGGTTATTTTTAAAAATCTTCATGATCCGAAGAAGTTTCTGGAAATTCCATTTATCCGCGTCGATCATCTGGAATTAAAAAAAGCCGTCGACCTTTCCGCGGATAAGAAATATTTCTCCTATCGAGAGCTTAAAAGCTGTGTTCCTCTATTATTGACGCTGATCCAAAGCGCGAAAGACAAACGCCAACGCGAATTAACGCTTACGTCTACGGAGCAAGCGGCCGAATTGCTTTATACGCGCCTTTTAACCGTCGATGATCTGGCTGCGCAAGAATATATTAAAACCATTCCCACGGCCACTTTAGAATGGGAATCTCCTTATAAGACGTCCGGATTACTGGCAGAAAATTTCAGGGTCCTGACACTTTTATATTCCAAGGGATCTTTAGATTTTGTTGGGCTCGCCGGGCAGTGGAGCAGAGATATTGAACGGCATTCGCCGGAAGTATTCGCGCCTTATGTCTACCTGGAAAATATTTATTATCAGCTCAAACCTTTTTTGTGGGCATGGGTTTTATATCTGATCGCTTTTATTTTTGTATCTTTTTTCAGTTCGAAATCTTTATTGCGCATGACAGGCGTTACGCTGGTTTTAGCTGGATTTTTATTTCATTCAGCGGGGCTTTTGCTGAGGGTTATTATTTTAGGGCGTCCACCGGTGTCCAACATGTATGAGTCGATCATTTTTATGAATTGGATCTTAGTGGCCGGTGCCTTTATTTTCTTTTTATCTAAAAAGCAATATTTCGTTTTATCGGTGGCGGCTTTAACCGGGGCTTTGGTCATGATCTTTGCCGACCTTCTCCCGGTAGAAAAATCTTTGGATGTTTTAGTCCCGGTTCTCAAAAGCAATTATTGGCTGGCCATTCATGTGTTAACGATCGTTTCCAGTTATGGTATTTTTGGGCTCGCCATGGCCTTAGGCCACCGGCATCTTTTCTTAAACGCTTTAGGAAAGTTTTCCGAAAATAGCGAAGCCGTTTCGGCGCATATGATTAATCGTTTACTGCAGGCAGGGTTGATCGCTCTTGGGATCGGAACGATCTTAGGCGGCGTTTGGGCTAATGAATCCTGGGGGCGGTTTTGGGGATGGGATCCTAAAGAAACCTGGGCGCTCATTACCTTTTTAGGATATATGGTCATTGTTCATTTTCGTCACGCCGGAAAATTAAGCAATAAGGCCTTGGCTGTCGGCGCTATTTTGGGATTTCTTTTAGTTCTTATGACATGGTACGGTGTGAATTTTATTTTAGGAAAGGGCCTGCATAGCTATGGTTTTGGCGCGGGTCAAAGCGCTTGGATCGTTTATTATCTTATTTTTGAGGCGGCTTTTTTTGCCTTTGTCGGCATAAGGAAAAGTTTAAAAACATCATAA
- a CDS encoding cytochrome c biogenesis protein ResB — translation MWLVKKLGSLSFTAFICASLMALLIVATVMESMHGTPFAQKTFYQTKWFDALLSLLWINIFCSTILRIPFKKYHTGFLITHIGILGLLLGSLLTRLLAVEGQMALREGETANTIRLGGYSLSVVVPGKAEHVFDLRKGEHILNGAEKNETMIVKDIIEHAAPQLIVREGTVQNPAQNALQVTLKSPSMGVDQAFWLIEGDQGHLSSAVQFFGPLKVSLGKKEEKISTQSPTLTIAEKSGEILTVLDLNQPAPKEIPLKQKGLTIKGLQYYPYARVSEHKLVNAPQSGSLNPAVEFDAVDGQGRARHYIRFALFPDFESMHHQTSQNEFDIVIDLDVPGAKEEQSYGGPSLNFFIDPDGKFQYQSMSAQEIIKKGAVHSGETIELGWADMLARVEKLYTHALVSHEITAVDVPGEGALAAKVVINHQNGNSPIWVLEGEEKKISVGQNDLFVSIIPAQKQVPFSLTLKDFRKVDYPGTNRPASFESDVTVEDQQENIRLEKTIAMNQPFDYRGFRIFQSSFMQNPNEKEGSVFTIAKNPGISLIYTSSIIIFAGAFLQFYVKPFSRRPENA, via the coding sequence ATGTGGCTCGTTAAAAAATTAGGATCCCTTTCTTTTACGGCTTTTATTTGTGCGAGCTTAATGGCGCTTTTGATCGTGGCAACCGTTATGGAATCGATGCACGGAACACCGTTCGCTCAGAAAACTTTTTATCAAACGAAATGGTTTGACGCACTTTTATCTTTGCTTTGGATCAATATCTTTTGTTCAACGATCTTGAGAATTCCTTTTAAAAAGTATCACACAGGATTTCTCATTACTCATATTGGTATTTTAGGATTGCTTTTAGGGTCTTTGTTGACGCGTTTGTTGGCCGTTGAAGGCCAGATGGCTTTACGAGAAGGAGAAACAGCCAATACAATAAGGCTCGGCGGATACAGTCTTAGTGTGGTTGTGCCCGGCAAGGCTGAACATGTTTTTGATCTACGCAAGGGTGAACATATTTTAAACGGTGCTGAAAAGAACGAAACGATGATCGTGAAAGATATTATCGAACATGCCGCGCCCCAACTGATCGTCCGAGAAGGAACCGTTCAAAATCCGGCTCAAAATGCCTTACAGGTCACCTTAAAAAGCCCGTCGATGGGAGTTGATCAGGCGTTTTGGCTTATCGAAGGCGATCAAGGGCATTTGTCTTCTGCCGTGCAGTTTTTTGGGCCTTTAAAGGTTTCTTTAGGAAAAAAAGAAGAAAAAATTTCCACGCAAAGCCCGACATTAACGATCGCGGAAAAATCCGGGGAAATATTAACGGTCCTTGATCTTAATCAGCCGGCGCCTAAAGAAATTCCGTTGAAGCAAAAAGGATTGACCATCAAAGGGCTTCAGTATTATCCGTATGCCAGAGTTTCCGAACACAAGCTGGTCAATGCGCCTCAAAGCGGTTCTCTTAATCCGGCGGTTGAATTTGACGCGGTAGACGGCCAAGGGCGAGCACGTCATTACATTCGATTTGCCTTGTTTCCTGATTTTGAATCGATGCATCATCAAACATCTCAAAATGAATTTGATATTGTCATCGATCTTGATGTTCCCGGCGCTAAGGAAGAGCAATCCTATGGCGGGCCTTCTTTAAATTTTTTCATTGATCCCGATGGAAAATTTCAATACCAATCTATGTCCGCGCAGGAGATCATAAAAAAAGGAGCTGTTCATTCCGGGGAAACTATCGAATTAGGGTGGGCAGATATGTTAGCGCGGGTTGAAAAATTATATACGCATGCCTTGGTTTCCCATGAGATAACCGCCGTGGATGTTCCCGGTGAGGGCGCATTGGCCGCCAAGGTCGTCATCAATCATCAAAACGGGAATTCTCCAATATGGGTATTAGAAGGGGAAGAAAAAAAGATCTCTGTCGGACAGAACGATCTTTTCGTATCTATTATTCCGGCGCAAAAACAAGTGCCCTTCTCTTTGACGCTTAAAGATTTTCGAAAAGTAGATTATCCCGGAACGAACCGTCCGGCATCGTTTGAAAGTGATGTGACCGTGGAAGACCAACAGGAAAATATTCGCCTGGAGAAGACGATCGCCATGAATCAACCGTTTGATTACCGGGGATTTCGCATCTTTCAATCTTCGTTCATGCAAAACCCTAATGAAAAAGAAGGATCTGTTTTTACCATTGCCAAAAATCCCGGCATTAGCCTTATCTATACTAGTTCGATCATTATTTTTGCCGGAGCTTTTCTACAATTTTATGTTAAGCCGTTTTCACGAAGGCCGGAAAACGCGTAA
- the hemA gene encoding glutamyl-tRNA reductase — translation MILCGINHKTAPIEIREKFHLNLNERTLLLNEFKNDPRIIEAIVLSTCNRTEICAHLIDENVGILLDHLCRIKKISMGTDVQKYFYSYQGKEALEHFLRVSTGADSLILGEKQVLGQIKEAVELSRAKAMLQKEFNVLSQIVIRAGKKAQSETAIGCGGSSVSWAAVTMAQHLLGTLQDKSVLIIGAGKMGHLAVSHLKEKGASKIYVMSRTHENSCAVANEFGAEAVSFLELKNILAKVDVCICSASAPQYLLEKDLIDQIMPARAKQKLVLIDISMPRNIHPDIAFIENVSLLSVDDLDKAVEHNIARRRLAVEEVEKIIAKKIDEFYAKIEKIRVAEASKLNPSEKSYVAR, via the coding sequence ATGATCCTTTGCGGAATTAATCATAAGACAGCACCTATCGAGATACGGGAAAAGTTCCATCTCAATTTAAATGAACGCACGCTTTTGCTTAATGAATTTAAAAACGATCCTCGTATTATAGAAGCCATTGTTCTTTCGACCTGCAACCGCACGGAAATCTGCGCTCATCTTATCGACGAGAATGTTGGTATTTTGCTCGACCATCTTTGCCGTATCAAAAAGATCTCTATGGGGACGGATGTTCAGAAATATTTTTATTCCTATCAGGGCAAAGAAGCGCTGGAGCATTTTTTACGCGTTTCAACGGGAGCTGATTCTCTGATCTTAGGAGAAAAACAAGTGTTAGGGCAAATCAAAGAAGCGGTAGAATTGTCCCGCGCCAAAGCAATGCTGCAAAAAGAATTCAATGTTCTGTCCCAGATCGTTATTCGCGCCGGGAAAAAAGCTCAGAGTGAAACGGCCATCGGTTGCGGTGGGTCATCGGTCAGCTGGGCGGCGGTCACGATGGCGCAACATTTATTGGGGACCCTTCAGGATAAATCTGTTTTGATCATCGGCGCCGGGAAAATGGGGCATTTGGCGGTGAGCCATCTAAAAGAAAAAGGCGCCAGTAAGATTTATGTCATGAGCCGTACACATGAAAATTCCTGCGCCGTGGCCAATGAATTTGGCGCCGAAGCGGTTTCCTTCCTTGAGCTTAAAAATATCCTGGCCAAAGTTGATGTCTGCATTTGTTCGGCCAGCGCTCCGCAGTATCTTTTAGAAAAAGACCTGATCGATCAAATTATGCCGGCACGCGCGAAACAAAAGTTAGTTTTGATCGATATCTCTATGCCGCGCAATATTCATCCTGATATTGCTTTTATAGAAAATGTTTCTTTGTTATCCGTCGACGATCTCGATAAAGCCGTGGAGCATAATATTGCCCGCCGCCGCTTGGCGGTTGAAGAGGTTGAAAAGATCATCGCTAAAAAAATTGATGAATTTTACGCCAAAATAGAAAAAATTCGTGTCGCAGAAGCATCAAAGCTTAATCCATCGGAGAAATCCTATGTGGCTCGTTAA
- a CDS encoding hemerythrin domain-containing protein, giving the protein MVHKNRVGVTTSLEHCHKEVLKKSQQLLQFLVNLRYEGKVSLGRNIKSIAEILKFFQKTLLPHMDLDERILFPFVATHIPRLSPAIKIFKIDHREFKSNLRSFIVLFEQLKNAKTENRRFEIIEQLKEKGTYLMCLLRHHVRAESEQIHKAADEDLHLVEKNFILREIKKVCKKHDPLRN; this is encoded by the coding sequence ATGGTGCATAAAAATCGCGTAGGCGTGACCACATCTTTAGAACATTGTCATAAAGAGGTCTTAAAAAAATCCCAACAACTTCTGCAGTTTTTGGTCAATTTACGTTATGAAGGCAAAGTTTCTTTAGGGCGCAACATCAAAAGCATAGCGGAAATTTTAAAATTCTTCCAAAAAACATTGTTGCCGCACATGGATCTCGATGAGCGCATCCTTTTTCCGTTCGTCGCCACCCATATTCCGCGGCTTAGCCCGGCCATTAAGATTTTCAAGATCGACCACCGAGAGTTTAAATCTAATTTAAGATCATTTATTGTGCTATTTGAGCAGTTAAAAAACGCCAAAACGGAAAACAGGCGTTTTGAGATCATCGAACAGCTCAAAGAAAAAGGGACGTATCTTATGTGCCTTTTGCGCCATCACGTGCGCGCGGAAAGCGAACAAATCCACAAAGCAGCCGACGAAGATCTGCATTTGGTTGAGAAAAATTTTATCCTTCGGGAAATTAAAAAGGTTTGCAAGAAACATGATCCTTTGCGGAATTAA
- a CDS encoding Crp/Fnr family transcriptional regulator yields the protein MSNHDKKSFSPALKDIGLFRGLSSKELKLLRSCIKEKIYEKGELLFYDSKPCERVFVIRSGRVKVFRTASSGREQILEVLEGGDTCACNPGATQWCCSSSAEALTTCQVWFLSREDYVRLVKVSSQLTHTLNRIFAERLSKFSSLIEKVSLDDTKKRLAKFLLDLHGNNVALRTQENLVSLPFTREEIAHRIGSSRETVARHLHEFKRKKLIEIKPKQIVILNKNGLEKHLS from the coding sequence ATGTCAAACCACGATAAGAAATCTTTCTCTCCTGCCTTAAAAGATATCGGCCTTTTCCGGGGCCTTTCTTCTAAAGAGCTTAAACTTTTACGATCCTGCATCAAAGAAAAGATATATGAAAAAGGCGAGCTCTTGTTTTATGACAGCAAGCCTTGTGAGCGTGTCTTTGTTATTCGCTCCGGCAGGGTTAAGGTTTTTCGTACGGCATCATCCGGCCGGGAACAGATCCTGGAGGTTTTGGAAGGCGGAGATACGTGTGCTTGTAATCCCGGGGCGACGCAGTGGTGCTGTTCCTCTTCCGCCGAAGCCCTAACGACGTGTCAGGTATGGTTTTTATCCCGGGAAGATTATGTTCGCTTAGTTAAGGTCAGCTCGCAGCTCACGCATACTCTAAACCGGATCTTTGCCGAACGCCTATCGAAATTCAGTTCTTTGATCGAAAAAGTATCATTGGACGATACCAAAAAAAGGCTGGCGAAATTCCTTTTGGACCTACACGGTAATAATGTCGCTTTACGTACTCAAGAAAACCTTGTCTCTCTTCCCTTTACCCGGGAAGAAATAGCCCATCGTATCGGCTCAAGCCGCGAAACAGTCGCCCGCCACCTGCATGAATTTAAACGCAAGAAATTGATCGAGATCAAACCAAAGCAGATCGTTATTCTTAACAAAAACGGCCTGGAAAAACACCTTTCTTAA
- the ppk1 gene encoding polyphosphate kinase 1 codes for MDNAPEKISDPKEKFIHRDISWLLFNERVLEEAEDRNNPLLERVKFLAIFANNLDEFFMVRVAGLRRLLDSGFNQKDNFGYYPQELLEEVKSRSDVLLARFYQTFQNDIQKDLEKNKIFIKKYAQLNAEQKKAVQRYFDVTLYPIVTPMAVDQGHPFPVLHSKTTAFGVYLNRANEHFLAIIPVPKSIPRLLRLPSEKDEFCFILIDDIIRENLEIFFRGYTILGSFAFRIIRDSEFSGQEEYTSNLLTAIADEIKKRPKARVVSLQVEKNHHPELLTLLYKGVDFPQEPITFIDGDLDMTYLFELVSQNIKPALLFKSFVPAEKTYEDIFEAIKEGDFIVHLPYQSFQPTIDLLRSAARDKNVLAIKMTLYRADEDSAIIKALIEAAKNKKQVTVLVEIKARFDEEKNITWTKELESVGCHVIYGLSGIKIHSKMTLIVRKEESGIQRYVHLSTGNYNEKTARIYTDIGYFTANEDTAKDVADIFNVITGYSLPSRWRRIVSSPRDLREYFFELIDKEIAFQKKYKTGFIFAKMNSLEDVKLIEKLYEASRAGVKIQLIVRGICCLVPNVEGLSENIEVRSIVGRFLEHSRLYYFHNNGTYRTFISSADWMRRNFDNRVELLFEIYNDKIKEHFKNILERYWAGQIKSRILTSKRNYLHTPVYQNDVNAQEDLIKSHGL; via the coding sequence ATGGATAATGCTCCCGAAAAAATATCTGATCCAAAAGAAAAATTCATTCACCGCGATATCAGCTGGCTTTTGTTCAATGAGCGGGTCTTAGAAGAAGCGGAAGACCGCAATAACCCCTTGCTTGAACGCGTTAAATTTTTGGCTATTTTTGCCAATAATCTCGACGAGTTTTTTATGGTCCGGGTGGCGGGCTTACGCCGGCTTTTAGATTCTGGATTTAATCAAAAAGACAATTTTGGTTATTACCCGCAAGAGCTACTCGAAGAGGTTAAATCGCGTTCCGACGTCTTGCTTGCCCGATTTTATCAAACCTTTCAAAATGACATCCAAAAAGACTTAGAAAAAAATAAGATCTTTATCAAAAAATACGCCCAGCTTAACGCGGAACAAAAAAAGGCCGTCCAACGTTATTTTGACGTCACCTTATATCCTATTGTAACGCCCATGGCGGTCGACCAAGGGCATCCTTTTCCGGTGCTTCACTCAAAAACAACCGCCTTTGGCGTTTATCTTAACCGGGCTAATGAACATTTTCTCGCTATTATCCCTGTCCCAAAATCCATTCCGCGCCTCTTACGCCTTCCATCGGAAAAAGATGAATTTTGCTTTATCCTTATTGACGATATCATCCGGGAAAATCTTGAAATATTTTTCCGGGGATATACCATTTTGGGCAGTTTCGCGTTTCGCATTATTCGGGATAGTGAATTTTCCGGACAGGAAGAATACACATCTAATTTACTCACCGCCATCGCCGATGAGATCAAAAAACGCCCCAAGGCCAGAGTCGTTTCTTTGCAAGTCGAAAAAAACCATCACCCGGAACTTTTAACTCTGCTTTACAAAGGCGTTGATTTCCCTCAAGAGCCCATCACCTTTATCGACGGTGATCTGGATATGACCTATCTTTTTGAATTGGTCAGCCAGAACATTAAACCGGCATTGCTTTTTAAAAGTTTTGTTCCTGCAGAAAAAACATACGAAGATATTTTTGAAGCCATCAAGGAAGGTGATTTTATCGTTCATCTCCCCTATCAATCTTTCCAGCCGACCATTGACCTTTTGCGCTCAGCCGCAAGAGATAAAAATGTCTTGGCTATCAAAATGACTCTTTATCGCGCGGATGAAGATTCCGCCATTATCAAGGCCTTGATCGAGGCGGCCAAAAATAAAAAACAAGTGACGGTCTTAGTAGAGATCAAGGCTCGTTTTGACGAAGAAAAGAATATCACCTGGACCAAAGAATTGGAATCTGTCGGTTGCCATGTTATTTATGGGTTATCGGGAATAAAGATCCACTCTAAAATGACCTTGATCGTCCGCAAAGAAGAAAGCGGCATTCAACGCTATGTTCATTTATCGACGGGAAATTACAATGAAAAAACCGCCCGTATCTATACGGATATCGGATATTTTACCGCCAATGAAGATACCGCCAAAGACGTGGCGGATATTTTTAACGTCATTACCGGTTATTCGCTCCCGTCGCGATGGAGAAGGATCGTTTCCTCCCCGAGAGACTTGCGGGAATATTTCTTTGAACTGATCGATAAAGAAATTGCCTTTCAGAAAAAATACAAAACCGGATTTATTTTTGCCAAAATGAACTCTTTAGAAGATGTTAAGCTTATTGAAAAACTCTACGAGGCCTCCCGAGCGGGAGTTAAAATACAACTGATTGTCCGCGGCATCTGCTGTTTGGTTCCCAACGTGGAAGGGCTAAGCGAAAATATAGAGGTCAGAAGCATCGTCGGAAGATTTTTAGAACATTCCCGTTTGTACTATTTCCATAATAACGGGACCTACCGCACCTTCATCTCTTCAGCAGACTGGATGAGGCGGAATTTTGATAATCGCGTAGAGCTTTTATTCGAAATTTACAATGATAAGATCAAAGAGCATTTTAAGAATATTTTGGAACGATACTGGGCCGGACAAATAAAATCCCGGATCTTAACATCAAAACGAAACTACCTGCACACCCCTGTTTATCAAAACGACGTTAACGCTCAAGAAGATCTGATCAAATCTCATGGCTTATGA
- a CDS encoding CHAD domain-containing protein: protein MNFPGPKARLALFVSCYVENILKESSAVKISQGIDSLHRMRISSRRLRCALKIFKALYPQKKIKEWLKPLRRLGKSLGKARQIDVQLRFLSLLKKKSKDPAILMEIENTVPLLRRKRQAAQKGILSTLKLVEKKGTFLEIQNYLRGLSHQKYKEDADNKEIFLERSGNILKKKARKILSFEPLINSPQNTKELHQMRIAVKNLRYSLELFNPIFKNKFDAFIPVMIDIQDILGDFHEYDVWVDFCHTTSSRAHLKAVCEALRADRYRQFLLLWKDLKNKKIWAHLQKAIL from the coding sequence ATGAACTTCCCCGGACCCAAAGCCCGTCTAGCGCTTTTTGTTTCTTGCTACGTTGAAAATATCTTAAAAGAGTCTTCGGCTGTCAAAATATCCCAAGGAATAGATTCTCTCCACCGGATGCGCATCTCATCGCGCCGTCTTCGTTGCGCTCTGAAAATATTTAAGGCATTGTATCCGCAGAAGAAAATCAAAGAATGGTTAAAGCCTTTACGCCGATTAGGAAAATCTTTAGGAAAGGCCCGCCAAATAGATGTTCAGCTTCGTTTTCTTTCTCTTTTGAAGAAAAAATCCAAAGATCCTGCTATTTTGATGGAAATAGAGAATACCGTTCCTCTTTTAAGAAGAAAACGCCAAGCGGCTCAGAAAGGAATACTGTCCACCCTAAAACTCGTCGAGAAAAAAGGCACGTTTTTAGAGATACAAAATTATCTCCGAGGCTTATCGCATCAAAAATACAAAGAAGATGCGGACAATAAGGAAATATTCTTAGAGCGATCAGGAAATATCCTTAAAAAGAAGGCCCGTAAAATACTTTCTTTTGAACCGCTGATCAATTCTCCCCAAAACACAAAAGAACTTCATCAAATGCGTATTGCGGTAAAAAATCTGCGTTATTCTTTAGAGCTATTCAATCCGATCTTTAAAAATAAATTCGACGCCTTCATTCCTGTGATGATCGATATTCAGGATATTCTCGGCGATTTTCACGAATATGATGTTTGGGTGGATTTTTGTCATACAACATCTTCTCGCGCTCATCTTAAAGCGGTATGTGAGGCGCTTCGAGCAGATCGCTACCGTCAATTCCTATTGTTATGGAAAGATCTAAAGAATAAAAAAATATGGGCTCATTTACAAAAAGCAATTCTTTAA
- a CDS encoding HD domain-containing protein, producing MGSFTKSNSLRKTLLFAKACRYEKGHSQQVARISVKIFDTLKPWHKLGNTERSWLQAAALLHDIGWSQGRQGHHKASMEMIIKTTQLSFEENERILVGLIARYHRKSLPKDSHKYYSDLNGATKRLVCILSSFLRIADGLDRSHGCRVKNLRCEILSDEIITHIKTRELSEEDCQAGEKKSDLLEKVLEKKVRLVWEVMNDRLEQRSLK from the coding sequence ATGGGCTCATTTACAAAAAGCAATTCTTTAAGAAAAACTCTTTTGTTTGCAAAAGCTTGCCGTTATGAAAAAGGGCATTCACAGCAAGTTGCCAGAATTTCCGTAAAGATCTTCGATACTTTAAAGCCTTGGCACAAGCTAGGAAACACCGAGCGAAGCTGGCTTCAAGCGGCCGCGCTGCTACACGATATCGGATGGAGCCAAGGGCGGCAAGGGCATCACAAAGCCTCGATGGAAATGATTATCAAAACAACACAGTTGTCTTTTGAAGAAAATGAGCGAATACTCGTCGGGCTTATCGCGCGTTATCATCGTAAAAGCCTTCCTAAAGATTCGCATAAATACTATTCAGATCTTAACGGCGCGACAAAAAGATTGGTCTGTATTTTGTCATCTTTCTTGCGCATAGCTGACGGGTTAGATAGAAGCCACGGCTGCAGAGTTAAAAATTTACGTTGTGAAATTCTTTCCGATGAGATCATTACCCATATCAAGACGCGAGAATTATCTGAAGAAGATTGTCAGGCTGGCGAGAAAAAATCAGACCTTTTAGAGAAAGTCTTGGAGAAAAAAGTTCGTTTGGTTTGGGAAGTTATGAATGACAGACTAGAGCAACGCTCCCTAAAATAA